The Lineus longissimus chromosome 2, tnLinLong1.2, whole genome shotgun sequence genome window below encodes:
- the LOC135482467 gene encoding uncharacterized protein LOC135482467 isoform X2, giving the protein MICSLPEAAGIREPESFHFTINATMDDPKVIQKLRRMSSSETNLVIKKKTKSCFRPHLSLNLSSISSPRLFRSLSMRATGSFSRNQSRGKLEIQSQDGHSVTDKDSDSPETRTAKTAPSTPEAEVKSILKNESKTSLMSQLEMSVSSNKTNKTPSPEMPRQRHQSDSPVLIPSKIRNNDKFHKVFKSVAEEEELIKQFSCAFVSDILLQGTLYITENLFCFHSKIVGKRKLIEIPVEKVVAITREKTAFIIPNAIGVVTDTDKYVFGSLISRDNTYRLMYSTWIKNAGGAGLPIKEDIIDLDIGAPEIESYSSPENNNFLDVQRTDSGTGIDLESTTDSDLGSCASCCSTNLEVDSKQSDLFQPIPVRKPSQKKLRESVASVKNNQEMTYFRMLLPYLLLCFDYEGNYKAICQFLTKLRRTARMNLLLAGCFVLVAFFILSATVLAYKVTLLQAHIEGQNSWSESKYSMRSHVYKNLYSLHNDYQAATIEKLHAILRANINILEDVYMSLRTLQESQRAGMKFCQQSSQNNAGNTKTKDFKSHTEAIKPDS; this is encoded by the exons ATGATTTGCAGTTTACCAGAGGCGGCAGGAATAAGGGAACCtgaatcatttcatttcacaatcAATGCCACAATGGATGACCCTAAAGTTATCCAGAAATTAAGACGCATGTCATCATCAGAGACTAACCTGGTGATAAAGAAGAAGACAAAGTCTTGCTTCAGACCTCATCTCAGCCTAAATCTCTCAAGTATCAGCAGTCCAAGATTGTTTCGGTCACTGAGTATGAG GGCCACTGGAAGCTTTAGCCGTAATCAGAGTCGAGGAAAGTTAGAAATACAAAGCCAGGATGGACACTCAGTTACAGACAAGGATTCAGACAGCCCAGAAACAAG AACTGCCAAAACTGCACCTTCAACCCCAGAGGCTGAGGTTAAATCCATTCTTAAAAATGAAAGCAAGACGTCACTAATGAGTCAATTAGAGATGTCGGTCTCATCAAACAAGACAAACAAAAC tccTAGTCCCGAGATGCCCAGACAGCGGCACCAATCA GATTCACCAGTGTTAATACCAAGCAAAATCCGCAATAATGACAAATTTCACAAGGTGTTCAAAAGCGTGGCTGAGGAGGAGGAGCTCATTAAAC AGTTCTCATGCGCATTTGTGTCGGACATTCTACTTCAGGGTACTCTCTACATCACGGAGAATCTCTTTTGTTTCCATTCCAAGATCGTCGGCAAGAGAAAGCTG ATTGAGATTCCAGTCGAGAAAGTGGTTGCTATAACAAGAGAAAAAACTGCTTTTATCATTCCAAATGCCATAGGTGTTGTGACGGATACCGACAAG TATGTGTTTGGCTCACTGATATCCCGTGACAACACCTATCGGTTGATGTACAGCACGTGGATAAAGAATGCTGGTGGTGCT GGCTTACCTATCAAGGAGGACATTATTGACTTGGATATTGGTGCTCCAGAG ATCGAATCATATTCTAGTCCAGAAAATAATAACTTCCTTGATGTCCAACGGACCGATTCAGGGACGGGTATTGACCTCGAATCGACGACAGACTCCGACCTTGGATCCTGTGCGAGCTGCTGTTCCACGAACTTGGAGGTCGACTCTAAGCAAAGTGATCTCTTCCAACCAATTCCTGTGAGGAAACCATCTCAGAAGAAACTCCGGGAAAGTGTGGCATCGGTGAAAAATAATCAGGAGATGACGTACTTCAGAATGCTCTTGCCATATTTACTGCTTT GTTTTGACTACGAAGGGAACTATAAAGCTATATGCCAATTTCTGACCAAGTTACGGAG GACAGCCAGAATGAATCTGCTTTTGGCAGGATGTTTTGTCTT GGTGGCTTTCTTCATCCTCTCAGCGACGGTGTTAGCATACAAAGTGACATTATTACAAGCTCACATCGAGGGCCAGAACAGTTGGTCAGAATCCAAGTATTCAATGAG atcTCATGTATATAAGAATCTGTACAGCCTGCACAATGACTATCAAGCAGCGACTATTGAGAAGCTTCATGCCATATTACGTGCCAATATCAACATTCTAGAAGATGTTTACATGTCACTACGAACTTTACAAGAGTCTCAACGAGCGGGAATGAAGTTTTGCCAGCAGTCTAGTCAAAATAATGCAGGGAATACAAAGACTAAGGACTTTAAAAGTCACACGGAGGCCATCAAGCCTGACTCCTGA
- the LOC135482467 gene encoding uncharacterized protein LOC135482467 isoform X4 produces MPVFFRKKSSGSISPVKNLNVPYVKKKRCMSEAGLELYRATGSFSRNQSRGKLEIQSQDGHSVTDKDSDSPETRTAKTAPSTPEAEVKSILKNESKTSLMSQLEMSVSSNKTNKTPSPEMPRQRHQSDSPVLIPSKIRNNDKFHKVFKSVAEEEELIKQFSCAFVSDILLQGTLYITENLFCFHSKIVGKRKLIEIPVEKVVAITREKTAFIIPNAIGVVTDTDKYVFGSLISRDNTYRLMYSTWIKNAGGAGLPIKEDIIDLDIGAPEIESYSSPENNNFLDVQRTDSGTGIDLESTTDSDLGSCASCCSTNLEVDSKQSDLFQPIPVRKPSQKKLRESVASVKNNQEMTYFRMLLPYLLLCFDYEGNYKAICQFLTKLRRTARMNLLLAGCFVLVAFFILSATVLAYKVTLLQAHIEGQNSWSESKYSMRSHVYKNLYSLHNDYQAATIEKLHAILRANINILEDVYMSLRTLQESQRAGMKFCQQSSQNNAGNTKTKDFKSHTEAIKPDS; encoded by the exons GGCCACTGGAAGCTTTAGCCGTAATCAGAGTCGAGGAAAGTTAGAAATACAAAGCCAGGATGGACACTCAGTTACAGACAAGGATTCAGACAGCCCAGAAACAAG AACTGCCAAAACTGCACCTTCAACCCCAGAGGCTGAGGTTAAATCCATTCTTAAAAATGAAAGCAAGACGTCACTAATGAGTCAATTAGAGATGTCGGTCTCATCAAACAAGACAAACAAAAC tccTAGTCCCGAGATGCCCAGACAGCGGCACCAATCA GATTCACCAGTGTTAATACCAAGCAAAATCCGCAATAATGACAAATTTCACAAGGTGTTCAAAAGCGTGGCTGAGGAGGAGGAGCTCATTAAAC AGTTCTCATGCGCATTTGTGTCGGACATTCTACTTCAGGGTACTCTCTACATCACGGAGAATCTCTTTTGTTTCCATTCCAAGATCGTCGGCAAGAGAAAGCTG ATTGAGATTCCAGTCGAGAAAGTGGTTGCTATAACAAGAGAAAAAACTGCTTTTATCATTCCAAATGCCATAGGTGTTGTGACGGATACCGACAAG TATGTGTTTGGCTCACTGATATCCCGTGACAACACCTATCGGTTGATGTACAGCACGTGGATAAAGAATGCTGGTGGTGCT GGCTTACCTATCAAGGAGGACATTATTGACTTGGATATTGGTGCTCCAGAG ATCGAATCATATTCTAGTCCAGAAAATAATAACTTCCTTGATGTCCAACGGACCGATTCAGGGACGGGTATTGACCTCGAATCGACGACAGACTCCGACCTTGGATCCTGTGCGAGCTGCTGTTCCACGAACTTGGAGGTCGACTCTAAGCAAAGTGATCTCTTCCAACCAATTCCTGTGAGGAAACCATCTCAGAAGAAACTCCGGGAAAGTGTGGCATCGGTGAAAAATAATCAGGAGATGACGTACTTCAGAATGCTCTTGCCATATTTACTGCTTT GTTTTGACTACGAAGGGAACTATAAAGCTATATGCCAATTTCTGACCAAGTTACGGAG GACAGCCAGAATGAATCTGCTTTTGGCAGGATGTTTTGTCTT GGTGGCTTTCTTCATCCTCTCAGCGACGGTGTTAGCATACAAAGTGACATTATTACAAGCTCACATCGAGGGCCAGAACAGTTGGTCAGAATCCAAGTATTCAATGAG atcTCATGTATATAAGAATCTGTACAGCCTGCACAATGACTATCAAGCAGCGACTATTGAGAAGCTTCATGCCATATTACGTGCCAATATCAACATTCTAGAAGATGTTTACATGTCACTACGAACTTTACAAGAGTCTCAACGAGCGGGAATGAAGTTTTGCCAGCAGTCTAGTCAAAATAATGCAGGGAATACAAAGACTAAGGACTTTAAAAGTCACACGGAGGCCATCAAGCCTGACTCCTGA
- the LOC135482467 gene encoding GRAM domain-containing protein 2A-like isoform X6: MSQLEMSVSSNKTNKTPSPEMPRQRHQSDSPVLIPSKIRNNDKFHKVFKSVAEEEELIKQFSCAFVSDILLQGTLYITENLFCFHSKIVGKRKLIEIPVEKVVAITREKTAFIIPNAIGVVTDTDKYVFGSLISRDNTYRLMYSTWIKNAGGAGLPIKEDIIDLDIGAPEIESYSSPENNNFLDVQRTDSGTGIDLESTTDSDLGSCASCCSTNLEVDSKQSDLFQPIPVRKPSQKKLRESVASVKNNQEMTYFRMLLPYLLLCFDYEGNYKAICQFLTKLRRTARMNLLLAGCFVLVAFFILSATVLAYKVTLLQAHIEGQNSWSESKYSMRSHVYKNLYSLHNDYQAATIEKLHAILRANINILEDVYMSLRTLQESQRAGMKFCQQSSQNNAGNTKTKDFKSHTEAIKPDS; this comes from the exons ATGAGTCAATTAGAGATGTCGGTCTCATCAAACAAGACAAACAAAAC tccTAGTCCCGAGATGCCCAGACAGCGGCACCAATCA GATTCACCAGTGTTAATACCAAGCAAAATCCGCAATAATGACAAATTTCACAAGGTGTTCAAAAGCGTGGCTGAGGAGGAGGAGCTCATTAAAC AGTTCTCATGCGCATTTGTGTCGGACATTCTACTTCAGGGTACTCTCTACATCACGGAGAATCTCTTTTGTTTCCATTCCAAGATCGTCGGCAAGAGAAAGCTG ATTGAGATTCCAGTCGAGAAAGTGGTTGCTATAACAAGAGAAAAAACTGCTTTTATCATTCCAAATGCCATAGGTGTTGTGACGGATACCGACAAG TATGTGTTTGGCTCACTGATATCCCGTGACAACACCTATCGGTTGATGTACAGCACGTGGATAAAGAATGCTGGTGGTGCT GGCTTACCTATCAAGGAGGACATTATTGACTTGGATATTGGTGCTCCAGAG ATCGAATCATATTCTAGTCCAGAAAATAATAACTTCCTTGATGTCCAACGGACCGATTCAGGGACGGGTATTGACCTCGAATCGACGACAGACTCCGACCTTGGATCCTGTGCGAGCTGCTGTTCCACGAACTTGGAGGTCGACTCTAAGCAAAGTGATCTCTTCCAACCAATTCCTGTGAGGAAACCATCTCAGAAGAAACTCCGGGAAAGTGTGGCATCGGTGAAAAATAATCAGGAGATGACGTACTTCAGAATGCTCTTGCCATATTTACTGCTTT GTTTTGACTACGAAGGGAACTATAAAGCTATATGCCAATTTCTGACCAAGTTACGGAG GACAGCCAGAATGAATCTGCTTTTGGCAGGATGTTTTGTCTT GGTGGCTTTCTTCATCCTCTCAGCGACGGTGTTAGCATACAAAGTGACATTATTACAAGCTCACATCGAGGGCCAGAACAGTTGGTCAGAATCCAAGTATTCAATGAG atcTCATGTATATAAGAATCTGTACAGCCTGCACAATGACTATCAAGCAGCGACTATTGAGAAGCTTCATGCCATATTACGTGCCAATATCAACATTCTAGAAGATGTTTACATGTCACTACGAACTTTACAAGAGTCTCAACGAGCGGGAATGAAGTTTTGCCAGCAGTCTAGTCAAAATAATGCAGGGAATACAAAGACTAAGGACTTTAAAAGTCACACGGAGGCCATCAAGCCTGACTCCTGA
- the LOC135482467 gene encoding uncharacterized protein LOC135482467 isoform X1 — protein MYQAPEADLSRCVEWVDIVDSWHHVDHLDQDADINMVYDNSLQRTEFAVAQRRVSSNGQEDIQPVDSVEYSAEIISRIINHGATGSFSRNQSRGKLEIQSQDGHSVTDKDSDSPETRTAKTAPSTPEAEVKSILKNESKTSLMSQLEMSVSSNKTNKTPSPEMPRQRHQSDSPVLIPSKIRNNDKFHKVFKSVAEEEELIKQFSCAFVSDILLQGTLYITENLFCFHSKIVGKRKLIEIPVEKVVAITREKTAFIIPNAIGVVTDTDKYVFGSLISRDNTYRLMYSTWIKNAGGAGLPIKEDIIDLDIGAPEIESYSSPENNNFLDVQRTDSGTGIDLESTTDSDLGSCASCCSTNLEVDSKQSDLFQPIPVRKPSQKKLRESVASVKNNQEMTYFRMLLPYLLLCFDYEGNYKAICQFLTKLRRTARMNLLLAGCFVLVAFFILSATVLAYKVTLLQAHIEGQNSWSESKYSMRSHVYKNLYSLHNDYQAATIEKLHAILRANINILEDVYMSLRTLQESQRAGMKFCQQSSQNNAGNTKTKDFKSHTEAIKPDS, from the exons ATGTATCAGGCCCCTGAAGCTGATCTTTCACGATGCGTTGAGTGGGTGGACATTGTAGATTCCTGGCACCACGTGGACCACTTGGATCAAGATGCTGACATTAACATGGTCTATGATAATAGCCTGCAGAGAACAGAATTTGCTGTTGCTCAGCGTCGTGTAAGTTCAAATGGTCAAGAGGACATACAACCTGTCGATTCAGTGGAATACTCTGCTGAGATTATCAGCCGTATCATTAATCATGG GGCCACTGGAAGCTTTAGCCGTAATCAGAGTCGAGGAAAGTTAGAAATACAAAGCCAGGATGGACACTCAGTTACAGACAAGGATTCAGACAGCCCAGAAACAAG AACTGCCAAAACTGCACCTTCAACCCCAGAGGCTGAGGTTAAATCCATTCTTAAAAATGAAAGCAAGACGTCACTAATGAGTCAATTAGAGATGTCGGTCTCATCAAACAAGACAAACAAAAC tccTAGTCCCGAGATGCCCAGACAGCGGCACCAATCA GATTCACCAGTGTTAATACCAAGCAAAATCCGCAATAATGACAAATTTCACAAGGTGTTCAAAAGCGTGGCTGAGGAGGAGGAGCTCATTAAAC AGTTCTCATGCGCATTTGTGTCGGACATTCTACTTCAGGGTACTCTCTACATCACGGAGAATCTCTTTTGTTTCCATTCCAAGATCGTCGGCAAGAGAAAGCTG ATTGAGATTCCAGTCGAGAAAGTGGTTGCTATAACAAGAGAAAAAACTGCTTTTATCATTCCAAATGCCATAGGTGTTGTGACGGATACCGACAAG TATGTGTTTGGCTCACTGATATCCCGTGACAACACCTATCGGTTGATGTACAGCACGTGGATAAAGAATGCTGGTGGTGCT GGCTTACCTATCAAGGAGGACATTATTGACTTGGATATTGGTGCTCCAGAG ATCGAATCATATTCTAGTCCAGAAAATAATAACTTCCTTGATGTCCAACGGACCGATTCAGGGACGGGTATTGACCTCGAATCGACGACAGACTCCGACCTTGGATCCTGTGCGAGCTGCTGTTCCACGAACTTGGAGGTCGACTCTAAGCAAAGTGATCTCTTCCAACCAATTCCTGTGAGGAAACCATCTCAGAAGAAACTCCGGGAAAGTGTGGCATCGGTGAAAAATAATCAGGAGATGACGTACTTCAGAATGCTCTTGCCATATTTACTGCTTT GTTTTGACTACGAAGGGAACTATAAAGCTATATGCCAATTTCTGACCAAGTTACGGAG GACAGCCAGAATGAATCTGCTTTTGGCAGGATGTTTTGTCTT GGTGGCTTTCTTCATCCTCTCAGCGACGGTGTTAGCATACAAAGTGACATTATTACAAGCTCACATCGAGGGCCAGAACAGTTGGTCAGAATCCAAGTATTCAATGAG atcTCATGTATATAAGAATCTGTACAGCCTGCACAATGACTATCAAGCAGCGACTATTGAGAAGCTTCATGCCATATTACGTGCCAATATCAACATTCTAGAAGATGTTTACATGTCACTACGAACTTTACAAGAGTCTCAACGAGCGGGAATGAAGTTTTGCCAGCAGTCTAGTCAAAATAATGCAGGGAATACAAAGACTAAGGACTTTAAAAGTCACACGGAGGCCATCAAGCCTGACTCCTGA
- the LOC135482467 gene encoding GRAM domain-containing protein 2B-like isoform X3 — MYQAPEADLSRCVEWVDIVDSWHHVDHLDQDADINMVYDNSLQRTEFAVAQRRVSSNGQEDIQPVDSVEYSAEIISRIINHGATGSFSRNQSRGKLEIQSQDGHSVTDKDSDSPETRTAKTAPSTPEAEVKSILKNESKTSLMSQLEMSVSSNKTNKTPSPEMPRQRHQSDSPVLIPSKIRNNDKFHKVFKSVAEEEELIKQFSCAFVSDILLQGTLYITENLFCFHSKIVGKRKLIEIPVEKVVAITREKTAFIIPNAIGVVTDTDKYVFGSLISRDNTYRLMYSTWIKNAGGAIESYSSPENNNFLDVQRTDSGTGIDLESTTDSDLGSCASCCSTNLEVDSKQSDLFQPIPVRKPSQKKLRESVASVKNNQEMTYFRMLLPYLLLCFDYEGNYKAICQFLTKLRRTARMNLLLAGCFVLVAFFILSATVLAYKVTLLQAHIEGQNSWSESKYSMRSHVYKNLYSLHNDYQAATIEKLHAILRANINILEDVYMSLRTLQESQRAGMKFCQQSSQNNAGNTKTKDFKSHTEAIKPDS, encoded by the exons ATGTATCAGGCCCCTGAAGCTGATCTTTCACGATGCGTTGAGTGGGTGGACATTGTAGATTCCTGGCACCACGTGGACCACTTGGATCAAGATGCTGACATTAACATGGTCTATGATAATAGCCTGCAGAGAACAGAATTTGCTGTTGCTCAGCGTCGTGTAAGTTCAAATGGTCAAGAGGACATACAACCTGTCGATTCAGTGGAATACTCTGCTGAGATTATCAGCCGTATCATTAATCATGG GGCCACTGGAAGCTTTAGCCGTAATCAGAGTCGAGGAAAGTTAGAAATACAAAGCCAGGATGGACACTCAGTTACAGACAAGGATTCAGACAGCCCAGAAACAAG AACTGCCAAAACTGCACCTTCAACCCCAGAGGCTGAGGTTAAATCCATTCTTAAAAATGAAAGCAAGACGTCACTAATGAGTCAATTAGAGATGTCGGTCTCATCAAACAAGACAAACAAAAC tccTAGTCCCGAGATGCCCAGACAGCGGCACCAATCA GATTCACCAGTGTTAATACCAAGCAAAATCCGCAATAATGACAAATTTCACAAGGTGTTCAAAAGCGTGGCTGAGGAGGAGGAGCTCATTAAAC AGTTCTCATGCGCATTTGTGTCGGACATTCTACTTCAGGGTACTCTCTACATCACGGAGAATCTCTTTTGTTTCCATTCCAAGATCGTCGGCAAGAGAAAGCTG ATTGAGATTCCAGTCGAGAAAGTGGTTGCTATAACAAGAGAAAAAACTGCTTTTATCATTCCAAATGCCATAGGTGTTGTGACGGATACCGACAAG TATGTGTTTGGCTCACTGATATCCCGTGACAACACCTATCGGTTGATGTACAGCACGTGGATAAAGAATGCTGGTGGTGCT ATCGAATCATATTCTAGTCCAGAAAATAATAACTTCCTTGATGTCCAACGGACCGATTCAGGGACGGGTATTGACCTCGAATCGACGACAGACTCCGACCTTGGATCCTGTGCGAGCTGCTGTTCCACGAACTTGGAGGTCGACTCTAAGCAAAGTGATCTCTTCCAACCAATTCCTGTGAGGAAACCATCTCAGAAGAAACTCCGGGAAAGTGTGGCATCGGTGAAAAATAATCAGGAGATGACGTACTTCAGAATGCTCTTGCCATATTTACTGCTTT GTTTTGACTACGAAGGGAACTATAAAGCTATATGCCAATTTCTGACCAAGTTACGGAG GACAGCCAGAATGAATCTGCTTTTGGCAGGATGTTTTGTCTT GGTGGCTTTCTTCATCCTCTCAGCGACGGTGTTAGCATACAAAGTGACATTATTACAAGCTCACATCGAGGGCCAGAACAGTTGGTCAGAATCCAAGTATTCAATGAG atcTCATGTATATAAGAATCTGTACAGCCTGCACAATGACTATCAAGCAGCGACTATTGAGAAGCTTCATGCCATATTACGTGCCAATATCAACATTCTAGAAGATGTTTACATGTCACTACGAACTTTACAAGAGTCTCAACGAGCGGGAATGAAGTTTTGCCAGCAGTCTAGTCAAAATAATGCAGGGAATACAAAGACTAAGGACTTTAAAAGTCACACGGAGGCCATCAAGCCTGACTCCTGA
- the LOC135482467 gene encoding uncharacterized protein LOC135482467 isoform X5 — translation MTDQGLLFDYQSILPIEDKTWLRMCETIKSHVPKHGIEHIIKTQLFSLRQRLKKAAVTKERTAKTAPSTPEAEVKSILKNESKTSLMSQLEMSVSSNKTNKTPSPEMPRQRHQSDSPVLIPSKIRNNDKFHKVFKSVAEEEELIKQFSCAFVSDILLQGTLYITENLFCFHSKIVGKRKLIEIPVEKVVAITREKTAFIIPNAIGVVTDTDKYVFGSLISRDNTYRLMYSTWIKNAGGAGLPIKEDIIDLDIGAPEIESYSSPENNNFLDVQRTDSGTGIDLESTTDSDLGSCASCCSTNLEVDSKQSDLFQPIPVRKPSQKKLRESVASVKNNQEMTYFRMLLPYLLLCFDYEGNYKAICQFLTKLRRTARMNLLLAGCFVLVAFFILSATVLAYKVTLLQAHIEGQNSWSESKYSMRSHVYKNLYSLHNDYQAATIEKLHAILRANINILEDVYMSLRTLQESQRAGMKFCQQSSQNNAGNTKTKDFKSHTEAIKPDS, via the exons ATGACGGATCAAGGCTTGTTGTTTGACTATCAGAGTATCTTGCCAATCGAGGATAAGACTTGGCTAAGAATGTGTGAGACAATAAAGAGTCATGTTCCCAAACATGGCATAGAGCACATCATCAAAACACAGCTTTTCTCATTGAGACAAAGATTGAAAAAGGCTGCAGTCACGAAGGAAAG AACTGCCAAAACTGCACCTTCAACCCCAGAGGCTGAGGTTAAATCCATTCTTAAAAATGAAAGCAAGACGTCACTAATGAGTCAATTAGAGATGTCGGTCTCATCAAACAAGACAAACAAAAC tccTAGTCCCGAGATGCCCAGACAGCGGCACCAATCA GATTCACCAGTGTTAATACCAAGCAAAATCCGCAATAATGACAAATTTCACAAGGTGTTCAAAAGCGTGGCTGAGGAGGAGGAGCTCATTAAAC AGTTCTCATGCGCATTTGTGTCGGACATTCTACTTCAGGGTACTCTCTACATCACGGAGAATCTCTTTTGTTTCCATTCCAAGATCGTCGGCAAGAGAAAGCTG ATTGAGATTCCAGTCGAGAAAGTGGTTGCTATAACAAGAGAAAAAACTGCTTTTATCATTCCAAATGCCATAGGTGTTGTGACGGATACCGACAAG TATGTGTTTGGCTCACTGATATCCCGTGACAACACCTATCGGTTGATGTACAGCACGTGGATAAAGAATGCTGGTGGTGCT GGCTTACCTATCAAGGAGGACATTATTGACTTGGATATTGGTGCTCCAGAG ATCGAATCATATTCTAGTCCAGAAAATAATAACTTCCTTGATGTCCAACGGACCGATTCAGGGACGGGTATTGACCTCGAATCGACGACAGACTCCGACCTTGGATCCTGTGCGAGCTGCTGTTCCACGAACTTGGAGGTCGACTCTAAGCAAAGTGATCTCTTCCAACCAATTCCTGTGAGGAAACCATCTCAGAAGAAACTCCGGGAAAGTGTGGCATCGGTGAAAAATAATCAGGAGATGACGTACTTCAGAATGCTCTTGCCATATTTACTGCTTT GTTTTGACTACGAAGGGAACTATAAAGCTATATGCCAATTTCTGACCAAGTTACGGAG GACAGCCAGAATGAATCTGCTTTTGGCAGGATGTTTTGTCTT GGTGGCTTTCTTCATCCTCTCAGCGACGGTGTTAGCATACAAAGTGACATTATTACAAGCTCACATCGAGGGCCAGAACAGTTGGTCAGAATCCAAGTATTCAATGAG atcTCATGTATATAAGAATCTGTACAGCCTGCACAATGACTATCAAGCAGCGACTATTGAGAAGCTTCATGCCATATTACGTGCCAATATCAACATTCTAGAAGATGTTTACATGTCACTACGAACTTTACAAGAGTCTCAACGAGCGGGAATGAAGTTTTGCCAGCAGTCTAGTCAAAATAATGCAGGGAATACAAAGACTAAGGACTTTAAAAGTCACACGGAGGCCATCAAGCCTGACTCCTGA